From Cyanobacteria bacterium GSL.Bin1:
GTGGTGTGGTCGCTGACATTGGCTGTGGTTCTGGTATTTTATCCATCGCTGCTTTGTTATTGGGTGCAGAAAAAGCCTATGCCGTTGATACTGATCCGCTAGCGATACGAGCCACCCGCGGTAATGGCAATCTCAATCAGATTCCACCGGAACGCTTAAAAGTTGAACAAGGCAGCTTAAAGCGTTTGCTGACGATGTATCCAGAGGGGTTTGACGGCATTTTATGTAATATTTTAGCGGAAGTGATTTTAGATCTGATTCCGGAAATGAGCGCGATCGCGCGACCCCAGGCTTGGGGCATCCTCAGTGGCATTCTCATCGAAAAAGCACAGCCCATTGCTGATTCTCTGGAAAAATATGGTTGGAAAGTGGGAACGATGTGGCGACGGAAAGAATGGTGTTGCTTCAATATCCGTCGCCAGCCAGCAGAAGAGGATGATTACTAATGATTGGCTAAAGCGGGTTCACGAGTCACCTCCGGGGTGGTTTGTTCATTGAGAGAACGACAATTAATTTCACAAGAATTATTGGGACTTTCAATTAACTTCACTTTCTCTAGGATTACCCCCAACTCAGTGGTCGGTGCTTTTAATAATTGGCCAATGTAGAGGGCAATATTTTCTGCAGTGGGAACCACTTCAGCAAAATAAGGGATATCTTCATTTAAGAAATAGTGATCAAAGGGTTCGACAACCACTTCTTCTAAGATATTATGCAGCTGTTCTAAATTGACAATCATACCGGTACGAGGATCAATTTCGCCGGTAACGGTTACTTCTAGATGGTAGTTATGTCCATGACCATGAGGGCGAGCACATTTGCCATAGATTTCACAATTTTCTTCATAGCTTAAATCTGGACGCGCTAGACGGTGTGCGGCACTAAAGTGAGTGCCAACAGTTAATGATGCTTCCATGTTATTCCCTTGATAATCAGCCCAAAGTTGTGGATGTTCAAATAAACGAATATTAACGACGGGTAAATGAGGTTCTAAATGCTGCCAAATCACTCTGGCAATATTTTCCGTGGTCGGAAGGGTTTCGCCAAACTCGGACCAAACCTCATTGAGGTAAGCGTTATCGAGTTGATCGGTAATTTCTTCCCGAATGACCGGCTTAACCTCAGACAGGTTCATTACCATGCCATATTGGTCAATTTCACCTTCTAAAGAAACATAAAGGACATAGTTATGTCCATGTCCAGGGAACCGGCTACCGGCTCCAAATTTAGCTTGATTTTCTTCAGCACTGAGTTCTGGAAGCCAGTAACGATGTGCTGCTGAAAACTGGGCGCGACGGTTAATTACACATTTCATAGTCAAGAGTCGCTAAGGGTCTTTTGTAAAGTAATTTTAACATTTTGCGGGCAAGTCCTTGAAATTGCGTGATTTATTGGTTTGTCATTCGCGTTAAATGATTTTCATTGTGATACAAATCCGATAATCTATTACAGTGATGAGGATAGTAAGGGAGCAACGGTAAGGGAAAATCACAACGGAAACGCAAGTAACCAATAGCGAGTAACCATGATGTTCTGTCATATTCTCATCGGTTGTCCCAGTAGTGGCAAATCAACTTTAGCAAGAGCCATTCAGGATGCCGATCCCAATTATCAGATTGTTTCTACAGACGCGATTCGAGGGGATTTATTTGGCGATTCGACCATTCAAGGGAATTGGTCAAGGATTGAAGCGGAAGTTTTCGCCCAAATTGAAACTCATCTCAGTGCCGGTTATCCCGTAATTTACGATGCGACCAATGCCAAACGTCCGTGGCGAATGGGATTATTGCAGCATCTCCATCAATATTCTGAGGTCGAGTGGTTCGGTTGGCATCTCAAAACGCCGCTCAAAACCTGTTTGCAATGGAATCGGAAGCGACAAAATCCCGTTCCCGAAGGAGTAATTCATCGGATGTTGGAAGCGTTAAAGATCTTTCCTCCCATTGCAGCGGAAGGGTTTGCCACGGTTTATGACTTGAATCCTAAGTTAAAAACTTCCTTGATTGAGCAATTTCAGTATCAGCAGTCGCAATTTTCCCGGACAGTTATCAATCGTCAAAATCGCACTCAGAACATCACGCGTCACGCCTATTCCCACTTATTAGACTTTGAGCGTTTAATGTATTTAATTCGCTTAGTGTTAACCGATCCGGGAATCGGAAATTTACAAAAAACAGATCCGAAAACGGTGAAAACTGTCATTGGGAAACGCCGGAAACAGTTCCCCACAGAAATTGATGAAATTTGTGCGTTTATGAGTCAAATCGCCGATCCCATTTATGCCGTTCCCAGCGCGATCGCGCAAGACTTAAAATGGTTAGAAGAAAATGGAGTGATTGGTCCTACCGCTCTCAGCCGTGAGCTCAAAATTACGCGGCAAGAAAATTCAGAACAACCGACTCATAGTTATTCTGATTTAGAACCGTTTCAACGGCTGATCCAAACAATTCGCTTGATTATTCAAGAACCGTTTATTTGGAAGCGCGAGTTAGGGGGAACCTTAAATAGCTTAGTGGAACGGATGCGGGAAGAAAACCTTGTCACTGATAACTCTCGCGATCGCTTGCGCAAAGATATTGAAAAAGTTTTGAAGCCTTATGGGATTCTCCCTGAGGTGCCGATGAAACGCGGATATTTTGCGGGAACTGCAATTCTATCACAACCGGATTTAATTAAAGTGTTTCAGCTATTGGCAACCCAAGTTCAACATTTCGATGATCCCGTTGGCTTACAGGTGTATGAGAAATTTGAGCAACGGATGAAAAGCGCGAAGTTAATTGAATCGGATCAGTACCCCGTGCGAGCTGTGCATCATGCCCATCCGATCAATCAGCCAATCCTGTCCGAGGCTTCCCTGGCAAAGAATACAGAGACAGTAGAAAGCGCGATCGCGCAAGGACAACTTTTAGAACTCGGTTATCTTGCGACTCAGGAGATGTTTGATTCGCCAGCGGAAAAAACGTTTCAGGCTTATCCGCTACAGCTTATTTTCCACAATATGAACTGGTATTTGGGCTTTGAACATTACCAGGGGGCAAAAAAAGGGTTACTACAGTTTGGACGGCTTAATCAGCTCTTTTTAGGCAAACCGCAAACTAAAGACCGTTCCCGGAATGCTCAGCAGAAATCACTCCAGCGTCTCCTTAAGCTCTATCAAGCTTCTGGCAGCATCTTTTTAGGGAATGACCCTAACCAACAACAGCAATATCTAAGCCCTGAGGCATCTCAGCGCCAGCAAGTCGAAATCCTGATTGAACTTTGGTTCAGTGATACAGGTTTTGTCTTAATCAGTGAAGAACTCCCCTGCTTCCCTTTGCAACAAATGAAAATGTCTCGACCCTTCAACCGCAACTTCATGGGCAAAAACCGGTCTTTATTCAGCCTTCGCAAAACGGGCGATCCCCAGTTTCCTCACCGTTTTCGGGTTTATTTACCGCAGTGGTCACTGCAAGATATTGATTTACACCGTTGGATTTTGGGTTTTACCGGGAAGGCGAAAGTGGTTAAGCCAGATCATTTACGAGAAAAACTAGAACGGCAAGGGCAAGCCATTGTGCAAGCCATGACCCGACAAGGATGAGTGACACGGGACTTAAACAAAATCAAAATTGGCAATTTACTGTATACTGTATACATATTAAGTCCCAATCACAGTATTGAGGAATACGTCGTGGCAATTAATAATGCAATCAACGACTAAGCCGTCACTATGAGTGAACCCGTAACCGCGATTATTTCACGGCAGGTCAAAATTGGATATGAGGCAGAATTTGAGGCTTGGCAGGAAAAAATTGGGTATGCTGCTAGTCAGTTTCCCGGTTTTCAAGGAATAACGGTGATGCGTCCGAGTAATCCTAAAAAACCTGAATATGCGATTATTCTGCGTTTTGATTCTTACCCGAGTCTCGTACAGTGGCAAGACTCATTGATCCGCAAGCAGTTATTGGCACAAGTGGAAGCCCTCAGTGTTGGCGAAAGCCAAATGCAGCAACATCGGGGGTTGGCTTTATGGTTTACGCCGAAAACACCCACTAGCCCTCCTCGCTATAAAATGGCAATCTTACTCGCATTAACCGTTTTTACGTTAACGCAATTACTAGCCCCGCAATTGGAGCGTTTGTTGATGGTACTCCCTTTACCAACGCTATTACGGGACTTTCTCGTGGTTTGTATTCAAGTCAGTTTGATTACTTATCTTATTTTGCCAACTTTAACGCAGGTGCTGTCGTCTTGGTTATTTACACAGCCACAAAATCGACAAAATTGACGTTATTTAGGAGGAATTATTTTGTCTTCATCTCTGGGTTTAGCGCGATCGTCTTCCCTTTATCAACAAGCTTACCAAGCCCTACGTCAACTCATTCTCACAGGAGAGTTTGCCCCTGGTGAGCGCCTGGTAGAAACCCAACTGGCAGAAAAATTACAAGTTAGTCGCACGCCGATTCGGGAATCCTTGCGACAACTGCAACGGGAGAGTTTATTAACAACCGATCAAAGAGGGGGATTAATTGTGCCTAGGTTATCGGCAGAAGATGCCCGACAGCTTTATGATTGTCGTTTAGCTCTCGAATTGCTGGCGGTGCGAGAGGCTTGCCAAAATGCGACGGCAGACGAGCTGGAAAAAATTGGGGCTTGG
This genomic window contains:
- a CDS encoding FCD domain-containing protein; this translates as MILSSSLGLARSSSLYQQAYQALRQLILTGEFAPGERLVETQLAEKLQVSRTPIRESLRQLQRESLLTTDQRGGLIVPRLSAEDARQLYDCRLALELLAVREACQNATADELEKIGAWVIRAETLLAMEDSSQVTRGVLLDIDYSFHRAIAQSARNRHLLELLMRSFDQMTLLRVQTTERKPDVLEIRSEHRKIYETLLSRDGEAAQTAIQEHLEASKERVAGLLQ
- a CDS encoding antibiotic biosynthesis monooxygenase, which translates into the protein MSEPVTAIISRQVKIGYEAEFEAWQEKIGYAASQFPGFQGITVMRPSNPKKPEYAIILRFDSYPSLVQWQDSLIRKQLLAQVEALSVGESQMQQHRGLALWFTPKTPTSPPRYKMAILLALTVFTLTQLLAPQLERLLMVLPLPTLLRDFLVVCIQVSLITYLILPTLTQVLSSWLFTQPQNRQN
- a CDS encoding WYL domain-containing protein, producing MMFCHILIGCPSSGKSTLARAIQDADPNYQIVSTDAIRGDLFGDSTIQGNWSRIEAEVFAQIETHLSAGYPVIYDATNAKRPWRMGLLQHLHQYSEVEWFGWHLKTPLKTCLQWNRKRQNPVPEGVIHRMLEALKIFPPIAAEGFATVYDLNPKLKTSLIEQFQYQQSQFSRTVINRQNRTQNITRHAYSHLLDFERLMYLIRLVLTDPGIGNLQKTDPKTVKTVIGKRRKQFPTEIDEICAFMSQIADPIYAVPSAIAQDLKWLEENGVIGPTALSRELKITRQENSEQPTHSYSDLEPFQRLIQTIRLIIQEPFIWKRELGGTLNSLVERMREENLVTDNSRDRLRKDIEKVLKPYGILPEVPMKRGYFAGTAILSQPDLIKVFQLLATQVQHFDDPVGLQVYEKFEQRMKSAKLIESDQYPVRAVHHAHPINQPILSEASLAKNTETVESAIAQGQLLELGYLATQEMFDSPAEKTFQAYPLQLIFHNMNWYLGFEHYQGAKKGLLQFGRLNQLFLGKPQTKDRSRNAQQKSLQRLLKLYQASGSIFLGNDPNQQQQYLSPEASQRQQVEILIELWFSDTGFVLISEELPCFPLQQMKMSRPFNRNFMGKNRSLFSLRKTGDPQFPHRFRVYLPQWSLQDIDLHRWILGFTGKAKVVKPDHLREKLERQGQAIVQAMTRQG
- a CDS encoding 6-pyruvoyl tetrahydropterin synthase, giving the protein MKCVINRRAQFSAAHRYWLPELSAEENQAKFGAGSRFPGHGHNYVLYVSLEGEIDQYGMVMNLSEVKPVIREEITDQLDNAYLNEVWSEFGETLPTTENIARVIWQHLEPHLPVVNIRLFEHPQLWADYQGNNMEASLTVGTHFSAAHRLARPDLSYEENCEIYGKCARPHGHGHNYHLEVTVTGEIDPRTGMIVNLEQLHNILEEVVVEPFDHYFLNEDIPYFAEVVPTAENIALYIGQLLKAPTTELGVILEKVKLIESPNNSCEINCRSLNEQTTPEVTREPALANH